From Calothrix sp. PCC 6303, a single genomic window includes:
- a CDS encoding GTPase gives MSNQALNNLLSIFQDQPEILEIINLSDLESKKLIGALNKNNKLFASPVNLYVTGRTGAGKTYLGNRLIEQDVMKSTGNIDCTDSVGCFRLASNLYYFDLPGAGSSEEYENINRATLLMPQIEDEDDGIKAIKEFQKIDYSNPESPETKTISVDNWQSEATQNKVKADVILYVIAPHMQFIRSDKKYLRALLKNNQQYHQQNKVIFALNMFCDERTKTMKSTKQNIEDVKAGISKIYQEVFETQQNPAIITFNAKAGNGINEITSEICQILPQEKLGNIEEVLRSDLKEFAQKERDSRYLKTLIKIACRLASKKINEQAGGEDLLKTAAIAISSYGVETFKSQEDLVKIKAELNQIIELTNNEIKKQRTKAIKARDKITETKEITQKEPIFEYVSVVDYIEINETKVNKLGGFKKLINMTTSFFGLGSYFDPEVVTEKVRKPIERLEERFVGYETKIIDTVQAVVGEVEKIVGQEYLQGSYPVIKFILALGYGVQKHCLNSDSSLQNCISNSENYIELKLEPVKDKIEHLLDNNSIANTEQQLIELIENILVTNLKSN, from the coding sequence ATGTCTAACCAAGCTCTAAATAATCTTCTCTCTATTTTTCAAGATCAACCGGAAATTTTAGAAATAATTAATCTAAGTGATCTTGAATCGAAAAAGCTAATTGGTGCTTTGAATAAAAATAATAAATTATTTGCAAGTCCTGTAAATTTATATGTTACCGGACGCACTGGCGCAGGTAAGACTTATCTGGGAAATCGTCTTATTGAGCAAGATGTGATGAAATCCACAGGTAATATAGATTGTACAGATAGTGTAGGTTGTTTTCGATTAGCAAGTAATCTCTACTATTTTGATTTACCTGGTGCAGGAAGTAGTGAGGAATATGAAAATATTAATCGTGCTACTTTGCTAATGCCACAAATTGAAGATGAGGATGATGGGATCAAGGCGATTAAAGAGTTCCAAAAAATAGATTACTCTAACCCAGAATCTCCAGAAACAAAAACCATTAGCGTTGATAATTGGCAATCTGAAGCTACTCAAAACAAAGTTAAAGCTGATGTAATTCTTTATGTCATTGCTCCTCATATGCAATTTATACGGAGTGATAAAAAATATTTACGAGCATTACTGAAAAATAATCAACAATATCATCAACAAAACAAAGTTATTTTTGCTCTGAATATGTTTTGTGATGAAAGAACAAAGACAATGAAATCAACTAAACAGAATATAGAAGATGTGAAAGCTGGAATTAGCAAAATATATCAAGAAGTATTTGAAACTCAACAAAATCCAGCAATCATAACTTTTAATGCCAAAGCTGGTAACGGAATTAATGAAATTACCTCTGAGATTTGTCAAATTTTACCTCAAGAGAAACTGGGCAATATTGAAGAGGTATTGCGTAGCGATTTAAAAGAATTCGCACAAAAAGAAAGAGACTCTCGCTATCTTAAAACATTAATTAAGATTGCTTGCCGTCTAGCAAGCAAAAAGATTAATGAACAAGCTGGTGGAGAAGATTTATTAAAGACTGCTGCTATTGCTATTAGTTCTTATGGAGTTGAAACTTTCAAAAGCCAAGAGGACTTAGTTAAAATCAAGGCAGAATTAAATCAAATAATTGAATTAACTAATAACGAAATTAAGAAACAGCGGACAAAAGCTATAAAAGCAAGAGATAAAATTACCGAAACAAAAGAGATTACCCAGAAAGAACCTATATTTGAATATGTTTCCGTGGTAGATTACATAGAAATTAATGAAACTAAAGTCAATAAATTAGGTGGTTTTAAAAAATTAATAAATATGACGACAAGTTTTTTTGGCTTAGGAAGTTATTTTGATCCTGAAGTTGTCACTGAGAAAGTAAGAAAACCTATTGAAAGGTTAGAAGAGCGGTTTGTTGGCTATGAAACAAAAATAATTGATACAGTTCAAGCTGTAGTGGGAGAGGTAGAAAAAATAGTTGGTCAAGAGTATCTCCAAGGTAGTTATCCTGTCATTAAATTCATCCTGGCTTTGGGATATGGCGTACAAAAGCATTGTCTTAATTCCGATTCTTCTTTGCAAAATTGTATCAGCAATTCCGAAAATTATATTGAGCTTAAGTTAGAACCTGTAAAAGATAAAATTGAACATTTACTAGATAACAATTCCATAGCAAATACAGAACAACAGCTTATTGAGTTAATTGAAAATATATTAGTTACGAATTTAAAATCTAATTAA
- a CDS encoding exo-alpha-sialidase codes for MVHYQLKVSFSVLFTTILGLFILPGCNQISVITDNSQTISSPLLVQAKAPPNVPKVKSPISKNLFNWRNVNIQGMGYVTGLITSPIAPYDVYVRTDVGGIYRFNRGNNSWIPLMDMFDTNFAIGGVGVESLALDPTKPNRIYVAIKSKNSDFKDKDNKIKSTYAGEVMVSENKGTSWKSTGLGKHNIYVGPNEAYRAETGERLAVDPHQSGLVYFTSRRHGLWRKQGNTDWVRVTGGLPEPSSLPGYKNPDGTDNKDLPGFTFVAFDERTGDSKKATQIIYLGIHGSGIWRSSDGGKSWTNMGGSDNPLRGVVANDGTLYVGFGTLGDDGKGKKATGSIRKYQNNSWSNITPDGDRIYPAVTVQRKLNGGCASVKVCKKQNQAYTVMAIADKFVYRSTNGGKSWQKQTMFMGAYDPNHPQDKVNTSAPGYYQSYASTGAASIMIDPGNPKQVWWTNGMGVARTDDVTTATPTYKWLMNNLEELDSNMVRVPPKSKAHGGADLLSAVQDKIGFRHISRNQVPTKSISPSNVPINPAFKWANPDWKVYPQPYPHVSGATGMDYAYKNPDYVAFVGFNQWQGYWGIHGISSDNGKTWKAFESVPTENLWKSDKSAQEKVMATGGQIAMSPTNPKNLVWSPTWGTWTHYTKDGGKTWQLSRNIDPKPKPEPFDPQNNDHNHYDALPKSWSNTINPWLSSYILAADRQDPKGETFYYLNNSTFYYSNDGGANWRESAAKLPGWLIRPTIVPNPTQQGDVWVSFARNPEEVTGNKLYRSVDGGKTFMIVPSVESCEYMTFGKGISEKNPYIYMFGRVGNATKDAIYKSENMGKSWIQISDPNVLLFPGMVNMEGDMRSPNLVYVALTGRGIMVGEK; via the coding sequence ATGGTGCATTATCAACTTAAAGTATCCTTTTCAGTCTTATTTACTACTATTCTGGGATTATTTATCCTCCCAGGTTGTAATCAAATTTCAGTAATTACCGATAATTCACAAACTATTTCATCACCACTATTAGTGCAAGCAAAAGCACCACCAAATGTCCCTAAAGTCAAGTCACCAATAAGTAAAAATCTATTCAATTGGCGAAATGTAAACATTCAGGGAATGGGTTATGTCACAGGTTTAATTACTTCCCCAATTGCACCTTATGATGTCTATGTTCGTACCGATGTCGGGGGAATTTATAGGTTTAATCGGGGGAATAATTCCTGGATTCCTTTGATGGATATGTTTGATACTAATTTTGCCATTGGTGGTGTGGGAGTTGAAAGTTTAGCATTAGATCCAACTAAACCCAACCGCATATATGTTGCCATCAAAAGCAAAAATTCTGACTTTAAAGATAAAGATAATAAAATTAAATCTACATATGCAGGGGAGGTGATGGTTTCTGAGAATAAAGGAACCAGTTGGAAATCTACAGGTTTAGGTAAGCATAATATCTATGTAGGACCAAATGAAGCTTACCGTGCGGAAACTGGAGAACGTTTAGCTGTTGATCCCCATCAATCGGGTTTAGTTTATTTTACTTCCCGTCGTCATGGTTTGTGGAGGAAACAGGGAAATACTGATTGGGTGAGGGTTACGGGAGGATTACCAGAACCTAGTAGTTTGCCTGGGTATAAAAATCCCGATGGGACGGATAATAAAGATCTACCGGGTTTTACCTTTGTGGCTTTCGATGAACGCACGGGTGATAGTAAAAAGGCTACCCAAATTATATATTTAGGAATCCATGGTAGTGGAATTTGGCGCAGTAGCGACGGGGGAAAATCATGGACAAATATGGGGGGTAGTGATAATCCATTGCGGGGTGTTGTGGCAAATGATGGCACACTATATGTCGGATTTGGCACCCTTGGGGATGATGGGAAGGGTAAAAAAGCAACTGGTAGTATCCGCAAATATCAAAATAACTCCTGGAGTAACATTACACCCGATGGGGATAGGATTTATCCAGCAGTGACAGTACAGCGCAAACTTAACGGGGGCTGTGCCTCCGTTAAAGTTTGTAAGAAGCAGAATCAAGCATACACGGTGATGGCGATCGCAGACAAATTTGTTTACCGTTCTACCAATGGGGGAAAAAGTTGGCAGAAACAAACCATGTTTATGGGTGCGTATGATCCGAATCATCCCCAAGATAAAGTTAACACCTCCGCACCAGGTTACTATCAATCATACGCTTCCACTGGTGCCGCCAGTATTATGATTGATCCAGGTAATCCCAAGCAAGTTTGGTGGACAAATGGTATGGGGGTAGCTCGTACAGATGATGTTACTACAGCTACACCAACCTACAAATGGTTGATGAATAACTTAGAGGAACTCGACTCAAATATGGTAAGGGTTCCTCCCAAATCGAAAGCACATGGTGGAGCAGATTTACTGAGTGCAGTCCAAGATAAAATTGGTTTTCGACACATCAGTCGTAACCAAGTTCCCACTAAATCTATTAGCCCCAGTAATGTACCTATTAACCCAGCTTTTAAATGGGCAAACCCTGATTGGAAGGTTTATCCCCAACCATATCCCCATGTTTCCGGGGCAACAGGGATGGATTACGCTTACAAAAACCCTGATTATGTGGCTTTTGTTGGCTTTAATCAGTGGCAAGGTTATTGGGGAATACATGGGATAAGTAGTGATAACGGGAAGACTTGGAAGGCTTTTGAATCGGTACCCACAGAAAACCTCTGGAAATCAGATAAGTCTGCACAGGAAAAAGTTATGGCAACTGGGGGACAAATTGCCATGTCTCCCACCAACCCCAAAAATCTAGTTTGGTCGCCAACTTGGGGTACTTGGACTCATTACACTAAAGATGGGGGAAAAACTTGGCAACTTTCCCGCAATATTGATCCTAAACCGAAACCAGAACCGTTTGATCCGCAAAATAATGATCACAATCACTATGATGCATTGCCCAAATCATGGTCAAATACAATCAATCCCTGGTTAAGTTCCTATATTTTGGCAGCAGATAGGCAAGATCCCAAAGGTGAAACCTTTTACTATTTGAATAACTCCACCTTTTACTACAGTAACGATGGTGGTGCCAACTGGCGTGAAAGTGCGGCAAAGCTACCTGGTTGGTTAATTCGTCCCACTATAGTCCCAAATCCGACACAGCAGGGTGATGTGTGGGTGAGTTTTGCCCGTAATCCAGAGGAGGTGACTGGAAATAAATTGTATCGTTCCGTTGATGGGGGTAAAACTTTCATGATTGTACCATCGGTAGAAAGTTGCGAATATATGACTTTTGGGAAGGGAATATCTGAGAAAAATCCGTATATTTACATGTTTGGTAGAGTTGGAAATGCCACCAAAGATGCCATCTATAAATCTGAAAACATGGGTAAAAGTTGGATTCAAATCAGTGATCCGAATGTGTTGCTGTTTCCTGGCATGGTAAATATGGAAGGAGATATGCGATCGCCTAACTTAGTTTATGTTGCTTTGACAGGGAGAGGAATTATGGTGGGGGAAAAATAG
- a CDS encoding GTPase gives MFKLNQPSLSAIRSKFFIESLATSPKKICDIKIVVTGRTGSGKTTLGNCLTGIDNLMPSSGHQDCTNEINFIQFPVGIEYFDLPGVCSDDRLENYNRVALGLEQVEDFPFVESLIITQYIKNQDYQKQIFSIDQYKQKQFQPDIIFYLIAPDKQFLRDDCFYLKDLLNMHSQLIYIFNMFVNKENCENQIASYENISDAIDKITKVHADVLGNTNHPKIAKISCWTGEGVYELMKLSCQMLESKEAKKFDNFLNSQKKKISHEFTYQAKFEIVKLLANIACQKPTGESSDYQNLNQACDELWEYINFLLGREQDKPDALKQLIHTQINKLINECTVSYHEKVTQKKSKAIYKSVPNFKTIYDHVPDYDRPIIIEKTEWRDTSNVFKGLKNLSKHGHYGKKKKVSEIVGYEQKTITKQILDGYRKEYSHTEYWEEETGEYKLVGTTYNSFSHSGICLLLTLAHVFTSDAVGKSYEYKDLDREYHAKYKKISQLVSKLSNFGNELTEQDICNILEPNIDKILDFSFKPLCNLE, from the coding sequence ATGTTTAAACTTAATCAACCATCTCTCTCTGCAATTAGATCTAAATTTTTTATTGAAAGTTTAGCTACATCTCCTAAGAAAATATGTGACATCAAAATCGTTGTAACTGGTAGGACTGGAAGTGGCAAAACAACACTAGGAAATTGCTTGACAGGAATTGATAACCTAATGCCATCATCAGGACATCAAGACTGTACTAATGAAATTAACTTCATTCAATTTCCAGTTGGGATAGAATATTTTGATTTACCTGGTGTTTGTAGTGACGATAGATTAGAAAACTACAATCGAGTTGCACTTGGTTTAGAACAAGTAGAAGATTTTCCTTTTGTTGAGAGTCTTATAATCACTCAATATATTAAAAATCAAGATTATCAAAAACAAATATTTAGCATTGATCAATATAAACAAAAACAATTTCAGCCAGACATAATTTTTTATTTGATAGCTCCAGATAAGCAATTTTTACGTGATGACTGTTTCTATTTGAAAGATTTATTAAATATGCATAGTCAGCTGATTTACATTTTTAATATGTTTGTAAATAAGGAAAATTGCGAAAATCAAATAGCTTCATATGAAAATATATCTGATGCTATAGACAAAATTACCAAAGTACATGCTGATGTTTTAGGAAATACAAATCACCCCAAAATTGCTAAAATTAGTTGTTGGACAGGAGAAGGCGTTTATGAGTTAATGAAACTCTCTTGCCAGATGCTAGAGAGTAAAGAAGCAAAAAAATTTGATAATTTCCTAAATTCACAGAAGAAAAAAATATCTCATGAGTTTACCTATCAAGCTAAATTTGAGATAGTAAAGCTGCTTGCAAATATAGCTTGTCAAAAGCCCACTGGTGAATCAAGTGATTATCAAAACTTAAATCAAGCTTGTGACGAACTTTGGGAATATATAAATTTTTTATTGGGACGAGAACAAGATAAACCTGATGCTCTCAAACAACTAATTCATACTCAGATCAATAAGTTAATCAATGAATGTACTGTATCATATCATGAAAAGGTAACACAAAAAAAATCAAAGGCAATATACAAATCGGTTCCTAATTTTAAAACCATTTATGATCATGTACCAGATTACGATCGTCCGATAATAATAGAGAAAACAGAATGGCGTGATACTAGTAATGTCTTTAAAGGGTTAAAAAATTTGTCAAAGCATGGTCATTATGGCAAAAAGAAAAAGGTTTCAGAAATTGTCGGATATGAGCAAAAAACTATAACTAAGCAAATATTAGACGGCTATCGAAAAGAATACTCCCATACTGAATACTGGGAGGAAGAAACAGGAGAATATAAACTCGTAGGCACTACATATAATTCCTTCAGCCACAGTGGAATTTGTTTACTTTTAACACTAGCTCATGTTTTTACCTCTGATGCGGTAGGCAAATCTTATGAATATAAGGATTTAGATAGAGAATATCACGCAAAATACAAAAAAATCTCACAGCTAGTGAGTAAATTATCAAATTTCGGAAATGAACTGACAGAACAAGATATTTGTAATATATTAGAACCCAACATCGACAAGATTTTGGATTTTTCGTTTAAACCCCTTTGCAATCTAGAATAA